The following proteins are co-located in the uncultured Draconibacterium sp. genome:
- a CDS encoding RagB/SusD family nutrient uptake outer membrane protein, with the protein MKKILFIIATISTLTFSACVDLDLNPLSEGSSGNWYSSQQEIEMSVNDFYRTSFFPIDDMTWGDDVTARNSTSVVQNGTMTAENGTVASRWQNYYKGIARALRLLGNMENARSLGVSEADIKQYEGEAYFYMGYAYGMLAFHWGDAILDKTGMTLDEAYAIARSPKADVLAFSYECLDKAAERLPTSYSGVQRATKGAALAFKARIALWNGDNQTAATAAKACMDMDVYKLHSNYRDLFTASWSDEWIFFFRGDVTLKQYYWAASDVKNCIARLAGGWGGQKAPSYQLVCAYPCTDGKPIDESPLYNPKDLFENRDPRMAMTIVPFATAHNKSVIDGTYNPEDYVWLGHEYCPAPNRTTVYRASDGAYVGNNDSKARAEHASYDGFLFKKYIDNTFLENGRGGAPTTYPMLRYGDVLLMYAEAMNELNQCNQDVLDATINKLRERAYAGTGITYPAVTTDSQSNLRTIIRTERFVELAWEGHRYADLIRWKLAEKVYNTPSYFLKRAWSGSTSWNGDESTVSAEYSQLIQNWKDGNYPLGGIPQIDENGVADLSDMVTSGYIVVASERIFDADRDYLWPVPDADRLINENLDQNPNW; encoded by the coding sequence ATGAAAAAGATATTATTTATAATCGCCACAATTTCAACGCTAACGTTTTCGGCCTGCGTTGATCTCGACTTAAATCCATTATCTGAAGGATCAAGTGGAAACTGGTATTCTTCACAACAGGAGATAGAAATGTCGGTAAATGATTTTTATCGTACTTCTTTTTTCCCGATCGATGATATGACCTGGGGAGACGATGTGACAGCCCGAAATTCTACCTCGGTGGTACAGAATGGAACAATGACTGCTGAGAACGGTACTGTGGCTTCTCGCTGGCAAAATTATTACAAAGGCATTGCACGTGCATTGCGTCTGCTTGGCAACATGGAAAATGCACGCTCTCTGGGAGTATCGGAAGCTGACATTAAACAATACGAAGGTGAGGCTTATTTTTACATGGGGTATGCCTATGGCATGCTGGCATTTCACTGGGGCGACGCCATTCTTGATAAAACGGGAATGACTCTTGATGAAGCGTATGCAATAGCGCGTTCTCCAAAAGCCGATGTTTTGGCTTTCAGTTATGAATGTTTAGATAAAGCTGCTGAACGTCTTCCCACTAGTTATTCGGGAGTACAGCGAGCCACAAAGGGAGCCGCTCTCGCATTCAAAGCGCGAATTGCTCTTTGGAACGGAGATAACCAAACGGCTGCAACGGCAGCAAAAGCATGTATGGACATGGATGTATATAAACTTCACAGCAATTACCGCGATTTGTTTACCGCCTCGTGGTCCGATGAGTGGATTTTCTTCTTCCGTGGCGACGTAACATTGAAACAGTATTACTGGGCTGCTTCCGATGTGAAAAATTGCATCGCCCGACTTGCAGGTGGCTGGGGTGGTCAGAAAGCTCCTTCCTACCAATTGGTGTGCGCCTATCCTTGTACCGACGGGAAACCAATTGATGAGTCGCCTTTATACAATCCTAAAGACTTATTCGAAAATAGAGATCCGCGAATGGCTATGACCATTGTACCATTTGCAACGGCTCACAATAAGAGTGTTATTGACGGAACTTACAATCCGGAAGATTACGTTTGGCTTGGTCATGAATATTGTCCTGCACCGAATCGCACAACAGTTTATCGTGCATCAGATGGCGCTTATGTGGGCAACAACGATTCAAAAGCCCGTGCTGAACATGCATCTTACGACGGTTTCCTGTTTAAAAAATACATCGACAATACCTTCCTGGAAAACGGACGCGGTGGTGCACCTACCACATATCCGATGTTACGTTATGGCGATGTGCTGCTGATGTATGCCGAAGCCATGAACGAACTTAACCAATGTAATCAGGATGTACTGGATGCAACAATCAATAAATTGCGTGAACGAGCATATGCCGGCACAGGGATTACCTATCCGGCAGTTACAACCGACTCGCAAAGTAATTTACGCACCATCATTCGCACGGAACGTTTTGTAGAACTTGCCTGGGAAGGTCATCGCTATGCAGATTTAATTCGTTGGAAACTGGCAGAAAAAGTATACAACACTCCTAGCTATTTCCTTAAACGTGCATGGTCTGGTTCTACTTCGTGGAATGGTGATGAGTCAACTGTATCTGCAGAATACAGTCAATTGATTCAGAATTGGAAAGATGGAAACTACCCACTTGGAGGCATACCTCAAATTGATGAAAACGGTGTTGCCGATTTAAGCGACATGGTTACTTCAGGTTATATTGTTGTGGCAAGCGAGCGCATATTCGATGCCGATCGTGACTACCTCTGGCCTGTTCCCGATGCTGACCGGCTTATTAACGAAAATCTGGATCAGAATCCAAACTGGTAA